The genomic stretch AGGCAGGGGCGCCGTTCAAAGGGCACCGGTCCAAACACCGTGCGCAGGAACGCGGCCGGCAGGGAGGTGGAGAGCACGAGCCGCCAGCCGGGCTGGCGCTGGGCCAGAGCCAGCAGGATGGCGCCGCTGCGGGAGCCGTGGCCGTAGCCATGGCCGCTGATGGCGGCGTAGATCAGCACGGCAGCGCCTCGGGTTGATCACCCAGCGGCTGATGGTCGCCCAGCGGCTGCCGGTGCAGAAGCTGCTCATAGAGCAACCGCCCTGATTCAGGGTCGTACCAGCGGTGGCTGGCATGGATCAGCTGACCCTCGTCCAGCTCCACCCACGACAGATGGCACAGCTGTCGCCCGTCCCCATCGACGGCATGGCGCGGCACGAAGGCGGCGTTGAGGTAGGCGGTGCCGCGGCGATCGATCAGAAAGCTGCGCCGCTCCCCCCGCCCGCGCTTGAGGGCGTGATGCATGTGCCCGAAGACCACCAGGGGCAAGGGCCGCCGGGCGCGGATCTGCTCGATCGCCTGGGCCAGGTCCTGGTCACCCCAGTCGCAGGCGGGCGATTTCCAGTCGCGCCCGCAGGGATCGCTGGCCTCGCTGCCGAGGCCACTGGGACCACAGTGGGCCAGAAGCACCAGGGGCAGGCGCGGATCGGCGGAGAGGGCCGCCGCGGCGATCCGCTCGGCCGACTCGGCCAACCCGACGGGCCCCCAGAGGGCCTGCACCGCCTTGGAGAGGTGATGACCGCCACCGGCACTGCCTGGCCGGCCGCCCACCACGGACAGGCCGGGAGGGTCGAGCCGGCGGTGGGCCCAGCCGCAGTGTCTCTCGCCGAGCCGGTCGATCTGGCGCTGCAGTTTGCGACCGCTGTGGTCCTTGCCGGTGTCGTGGTTGCCGAGGATGCAGGCCACCGGCAGGGGCAGATCGGCGAGGCTGGCGGCGATGCGCTGGTGACCGTCGCTGAGATCGCCCACCACCAGCAGGGCATCGGGGGCGAGACGGGCCAGGAGGCCCACGTCACGCCGGTCCCATTGCCCGTGCAGATCCCCGGCAATGGCAAGGCGCATGTGGGCCGTGACGACTGCTCCCTTGCCTAGGCTGGTTTCATCCTGCCCCAGTTGAGGTCAAGGTTGGTTTTTGCCGCCCTTGAGGCCCCCACCACTTCCCGAGACCTGCCGGCCGCGATCGATGAGCTGCGCCTGGCGCGAAAGGCCGTGATCCTGGCTCACTACTACCAGAGCCCCGACATCCAGGATGTGGCCGATTTCATCGGCGACTCACTCGAGCTCTCGCGCAAGGCCGCCGCCACAGACGCCGAGGTGATCGTGTTCTGCGGCGTTCATTTCATGGCCGAGACCGCCAAGATTCTCAGCCCCACGAAGACGGTGCTGCTGCCGGATCTCGAGGCCGGCTGCTCCCTGGCCGACGCCTGCCCGGCCGATGGCTTCGCCGCCTTCAGGGCCGAGCACCCCGAGCACATCGTGGTGAGCTACATCAACTGCTCGGCGGCGGTGAAGGCCCAGAGCGATCTGATCTGCACCAGCAGCAACGCGGTGGACCTGGTGAAGCAGCTGCCGGCCGACCGGCCGATCCTGTTCGCGCCGGATCAGAACCTGGGCCGCTGGGTGCAGAACCAGAGCGGCCGCGAGCTCACGCTCTGGCCCGGCAGCTGCATGGTGCACGAAACCTTCAGTGAGCAGGCACTGCTGCAGCTCAGACTGCAGCACCCGGACGCCGAGGTGCTGGCCCACCCGGAATGCCAGCAGCACCTGCTCGATCTGGCCGACTTCATCGGCTCCACCAGCAAGTTGCTGGCCCGGGCTGCCGAGAGTGAGGCGCCGGCCTTCATCGTGCTCACCGAGCCGGGGATCCTGCACCAGATGCGCCAGCGGGTGCCGGGCAAGGCCTTTTACGAGGTGCCGGGCGCCGACGGCTGCAGCTGCAATGCCTGCCCCTACATGCGGCTGAACACGCTGGAGAAACTGTGGCTGTGCCTGCGCGACATGACCCCGGCGATCGAGATGGACGAAGCGCTGCGGCAGCGGGCTCTGGCACCGATCCAGAGGATGCTGGAGATGAGCCGGTAGGGGGAGATCGGCGCCCATCCCGGGCCGTGGCCTGGATTCAGGCTCCGGACAGGGGTTGGCTGAGTCAGGACGGGTGCAGAGAGCCCACGCGCCACACGCCGATTCCCTGGCGGGGAACGTAGACCGCCAGGGTGGATCCGTCGCCGCTCAGAGCGGTGAGACCCGATGGACCCTCAAGTGTGGCCTGGGGCATGGGCGCAGCCGACTGCAGCTGGAGAGTGTGCAGCACCTCTGCGCTCTGGGGGTTGAGGACCTTGAAGACCCCCTTGGACCTCAGCAGGAGACCTTTGTCGGTCCAGTAGAGCTGCTGCGCCCGCTGCACCGCCTCGAAGGTGCGGATCCGGCGCGCCGAGGCCAGATCCCAGATCGAAAGAGGTGGACCCTGGCCGAGAGCGACGGCCAGCTGCCTGCCGTCCGGAGACAACGCCAGGGAAAGAATGCCGGCCGGGCGATCCAGATCCAGGCTTCCGATCAGCTTGTTCTCTGGAACGTTCCACACCTGGATCTGATGGTCGTAGAGACGGCGGGGAAAGGCCAGAAGGCGTCGATCAGAGCTGACGGCGATCGGACGTTCCCTCCAGTCCAGGGTGGAGAGATCAGCGGGAATCACTCGCAGCAGCTGGCCCGTGGCAAGATCCCAGACCTTGAGACCCTGCGGCTCCGGACTGGGCGCCAGGGTCACGAGCCTGCGGCCGGCCATCGGATAGGCCACGGTGGCACCATCCAGTCGCAGCCGAATCGCTCCTTCGGGCAGCGTTCGCACCTGCACCTGCTCTATGGCCGCCGTGATCAGCTCCTGGCCATCGGCACTGAAGGCCACGGAGCTCAGAATGTCCTGGAGGGTTCGTTGACCGTCCGGTAGTCCATGGAGGTGGCGGATCCGGCGCCGCTTCCGCCTGGACAACTCCAGGATGTCCAGCTGTTGCGCGCTGTTGCGCACCTGCAGCACCGCCAGCTGATCGCCGGCCTCGTTGAGGGCCAGATCCAGCGGAGGGCTGGCATCGCCCGTGAGCCTGGCCACCAGCGGGAACGGCCCAGACGCTGGAGTTGTGTTGAAGCTGATGCTCGGCGGAGCCAGCAGAAGTGCCAGCACCAAGGTGCTGATCAGGTAGGCCAGCACAGTGCAGCCAGCCATCAGCCGGGGCAGGTTCGGGCGGGGGCGCCCAGCGCCGGCTGCCATCAGTCCAAGGACCGCACCCGTGGTGGCACCGGCCGGCACGAAGACCAGGAGCATGAAGCCGAACCAGAGGGCCCCGTAGGGCCCGCCGATCAGGGAAGCCGGGTTGGCCTCGATCGGCAGGAGGCCGATCAGAAAGGTGCCGAGAAACGATCCCCAGAGGGACGCCCACAGCAGGCTTCCCCGTGCAAAGCCGTCCTGCTGAGGCTGCGATCCGGATCGCCTCAGCCGCCACCGCCGGATCAGATCGGCGATGGCGGAGACCACCGCTCCCACGACACTGCCCACCACGAAGCTGACGAGCGTCATGCGCAGCAGCTTCGGGACCACGACCTGCAGAAGCGTGTCAACGCCGATCAACGGGGACATCCCAGGGAAAGCCGCCTGACGCGCGGTGCGTCAATCCTGCTCAAACCTCGGGATCCATCTCCTCGCGCGCCGACAACTGCAACAGACACCGGCAACAGACGCTGAGGCGGAGGCCCGCTGAGATGGCGCTAGGGCTCCGGCCACAGGACATTGACGTCGAGGACAGGCTTGATCAGTCGCCTCAGAATCAACTTGGTGAGAGGCTTGCCGATGAACTGACGCAGCATCCACCGCCATGGGCCGGAGCGTCGTTGCGCATCCAGCCTGTCGAGATAGTCCTCATTGAAGAAGTCGACCAGGGAGTCGACACGAGACCTGATCTGCTCAGCGATGAGCTGACGACGCCTGGGGTCGACCCTGACCATGAGCTGTCGCAGTTCCTGCAGCTGATCCCGCCTCCGCTCACCATCCTCCTCGATCAGGCAGGGTTGAGCGAGACTGACCAGTTGATCACGTACCCGTTTCCAGGAGTCTGTTTCATACTCCAGCACACCGTCCTGGATCTGCTCGTGGGCGAAGGGATTCGCAGCGCAGACGGAAGGGGAAGCCGATGAGGATTCAAGGGAGTCCGAGGATGTCGGCCAACCGGGCAACCAGTCGATCAACGGGATCTTCTGATCGATGCACTGAAAATCACCGATCAGGTCGGCAAATTTTCCTTCCCTCAGCCGCTGACGTGCATTGCGCCTGCCGATGTTGTAATCATAAGCCCGGAACTCAAACTCCAGAAATCCTGCGAAAGCTGAGAACACATCCCCGATCAGCAAGGCATCGGAAGCGGTGACGGTGAGCAGCTTGCCTTCCAGGCCCTCTGTCACCCACTGCTGAAAACGGGACTGTCCGAAGACCGCGCTGGCGAGGCCAATCGCCATCGCCAACAGGTTGTCTTCGCGATTGAAGAAGGGATCAGCATCAATCGTGCGTTTACCGGGAGCAACGAACAGATAGTGGCGCTGCGAAGGGCCATCCTTGTCATCAATTTCCCTCGCCAGACTGGCGGCCATGCCAACCGGCTCGTTCTCGAAGACACCACCATCGGTGTACAGGTAGTTACCGCCGTACAGCTGATCACCGGCGGTGGCCTTGCGACTGCTGTCTCTGGTGCGCATCAGACTGGCCGCAGAGCCGCCGGTGCGGACGATGCGACGGGCGCGGAACGCCAACGGAAACGCTCCTGAGGACAGGGCCATCAATCGCAGGATCGGCCAGGAACAGGTGTTCAGCATCGGACGCCACACCACCTGTCGTCCCTTCCGACGAGGTTCCAGCTCAGACAGCTGAATGGTCGGCTCAACCTCCTCCCCTGAACTGGCTGACGGCCCCTCCTGAGGCAACACACGCCGCAGCAGGCAGACGAACTGATCCTTGTAGCGGGAATAGGCGAACGATTCCTTTTCCCCGACAATCTCCTGGGAGAAGCCATTGAGATTGGCCATGGCCAGGCCAATCCGCAGGGAATCCGAGGCTGCCGGATGGCCATTCAGCACATCGCCGGGATCGTCTGGGATGTACTCCTCACCGATGTCATCAACGACTGCAGAGCTGAGCAGGGAATACTTATGATGCTTTCGCGGCACCTTCAGGAGGCTATCGATATTCACCTTCATCACCCAGGCATTGAAGAGGGGATTGTCGTAAGGATCCCTCAGTCGGTCGCCGCCGTAATAGAGCTGCTGGCTCAGGATTGCGGCCGTCATTGCTCCAGCAGAGGCGCCAGTTATCACATCGATGATCACTCGATCCTGCTCGTAGCGCTCCGGATGCTCCTCCTGGAGAAACTCATTGTGCAGGGCGATGGCTTCGAGCAGCTCATACATTACCCCGGCCTCATAACTGCCCAGTGAGACCGCTCCGCTGATCACGATCGCAAGTTTTCTGGCCATTGGAGACGTCCCATCACTCCCTTCATAGCCATGTCGACTTGATGTGGTCAAGGCATTGCCACGAGCCAGCTCTCTTCGATAAACGCTGCCTCTGAGTGGCAGGCAAGACGCTACCGCTTTTGAAAGCAGCTTGAGGGTGGCCTGTCCACTCCAGGGGTTTGTTCCAAGGCGTTGTATCTCCACGGGCGTCGCTTGCAGGCCCGCGCATCGCCAGCAGTGCTCAGAGCATATCCGCTTCGCCTCTCGCGCTAGCACTTGATTTTAGCCCAAAGACCAAGATCACCTTCTGATTTGTACTATCATAGGATCCAAGGTTCCTGGTGTTGAGTGTCAAGTCCCTTATCTTCACCCGGCTGAAATTCTTCTATCCGAGAGTGTTCGCTTCTCTCTCATTGTGGCGCCCAAAAGCTGACGTTCCCCAAGCCTTGATGCTGTCAATATCAGCCGTCACGAAGAGGCTCAAAGTCCATGTCGGTGACCATGCCTGTGATGGATATCGCTGACGTGGGCGTGCTCGTGCGCAATCGGCTGGTGCAGGTGCTCATGGGCATGCCAGCAAGGGCCTTGAGGCATGTCGGCAGGCAACTCATCCCCTGAGTGATCATGCTGGTGGTGAGGGTCTCCGCCGGCCGGATCGTGGCGATGCCGGTGGGCATGGCGGAGGGGCTCGTGGCGGTGCCAGTGCCCATGATCTTCCTTCAGCAGAACGGTGATGCCGAGGACCATCAGGGCTGAGGCCATGGCCATGCCGCCTGTGAAGGCTTCCCGCAACACCAGGACGGAGAAGAGCAGGCCCACGAACGGCGCCGTTGAAAACACCACCGATTCGCGCGCCGCACCCAGGTGGCGCAGGGCCAGTAAATCCAGCCAGATCGAGAGGCCATAGCCAACGGCGCCGATCGACAGCAATGCCAGCAGAGCGGGCCAGGCCGGCAGGGTCTGGCCGGCAGCGAGAGCCAGGATCAGCATCGGAACCGAGGCCCCGATCGCCTTCAGCAGGGCAATCTGCAAGGGATCACGCAGACTCAGGCGTTGGCTGAGGTTGTTGTCGATTCCCCAGGCCAGGCAGGCTCCAGCGATCAGCACGGTGCCCAGCACCGTTGCGCCGTTCAAGGAGCCTTCGGTGAGCAGCACAGCACCGGTGAGGATCAGAACGGCCGCGATCAGACCCTTGCGGCTGAGGTGTTCACGGCCGATCAGCACCGCGATCAGCAGGGTGAACACCGCTTCCAGGTTCAGCAGCAGCGAGGCTGAACCCGCCGACACCAGAGTGAGACCCTGCACCAGGCAGATCGGGCCAACCATCCCGCCCAGAATGGTGAGCCCCAGGAGCGGGGGAAAGTCACGGCGCTGAACCGGTGACTCCTCCTGCTGATGGCCCAGGACCCCCCGCACCATCAGCAGCGCGATGGCGGCTCCGGCGTAGAGCAGCGCGGCGATCATCAGCGGTGAGCCTTCGCGGCTGATGACGCTGATCAACGGCGCGCTGAGACCGAAGAACACGGCGGCCAGCAGGCCGGCGATCAGGCCCCAGCGCTGCGGGTTGCCCCTCACTCTCGTCACTGGATCACCGCCAATGGCTTCAAGCCTCGCGCAGGCTTCCGGAGGCGGGGCAGCAACCAGCGTCCGAAACTGGCATAGAGGGCCGGGAGCACCAGCAGGGTGAGGCTGGTGGAGGTGATCAAGCCACCGAGCACCACAATCGCCAGGGGTTGGAGGATCTCGTTGCCGGCCCCGAAGGCCAGGGCCAGCGGCAGCATGCCCAGGGCTGAGGTGAGTGCCGTCATCAGGATCGCGTTGAGGCGCTGAAGGCTGCCGGCGCGGATGACCTCTTTGAGCTCCATCCCTTCCGCGTGGCGGCGGTTGTAGTTGTCCACCAACAGCAGGCCGTTGCGAACCGCCACCCCGAACAGGGTGATGAACCCGATCAGGGAGGCCACGGAAAGAACGCCGCCGGTGAGCAGGATGGCCACCAGCCCACCGACCAGGGCCAGGGGCAGGTTGATCAGAATGGCGATCGTGGCCGGGAGTGATTTCACGGCGATGAACATCAACACGCCGATCACCAAGGTGGCCAGCAGGCTGTAGAGCACCAGGTTGGCGGTGGCCCGCTCCTCGGATTCGAACTGCCCGCCATAACGGATCAGATAGCCGCTGGGAAGTTTGATCTTGGCGTCGATCACCTTCTGGATGTCACCCACGACAGACCCCAGGGGCCGGCCACTGACATTGGAGGACACCACGATCAGCCTGGAGACATCCTCACGGTTGACCACATTGGCACCCAGTCCGTAGTCGATGCGGGCCAGGTTGCCCAGGGGCAGCATGGTGCCCGCAGGGGTGGCGATCGGAATGGCCCGCAGGGCATCAAGGCTGTTGCGGGAGTCCTCGCCGAGCATCACCACCACATCCATGCGCTCGGTGCTGTTGTCCACCACCTGGCCCACGGTTTTGCCGTTGAGGGCGATCTCCACCGCCTCAGCGAGTTGCTGCATGGTCAGGCCTTGGGCTGTGGCCGCCTGACGATCGAAGGCAATCTGCACCTGCTGGATCGGCAACTGGGGTTCGAGCTGCAGATCCACCACCCCCTGGATCGGTTCGATGGCGTCACGCACCTGCTCGCCGATCCTGCGCAGCTCGCCCAGATCAGGTCCGTAGATCTTGATGGCGATCGCACTGCGGACCCCCGAAAGCACTTCATCCATGCGGTGGGAGATGAAGCCGCCGATGTTCGGGGCCACCCCGGGCAGCTTGAGGAAGGTTTCTCGTAGTTCGGCGATGGCGGCAGGGCGATCGTTCATCGCCTCATCGCTCAACTCCACATCCACATGGGCCAGGTTGACGCCTGCCCCATCGGCATCTCCCGGTGCTCGTCCGGTCCGCACCTGCACCCACTCAAAGAGGGGGCTGGATTGAAGGGTGTTGGACAAGGCCAAACCGGCGCGGTTGGTCATCTCCAGCGATACGCCGGGATAGAGCACCATCGAGTTCACCAGGGATTTCTCGCGGAACTCCGGCAGGAACACCCGCCCGAGGCTGGGCAGGATGGCGCAAGCCAGCACCGTGATCGCCAGGGCAGCGGCCAGCACGCGTTTGGGGGAGATCAGCGCCATCTCCAGCAGGGGCCGGTAGGCCCGCTCGGCCCAGGTGGCGATCCAGGTGCTCTCGGCGGGGAGCCGCGTGTTCGCCAGGAGAATCCCGCAGAGCGCTGGCGAGAGGGTGAGCGCCACCAGGGTGGAGGCCGCGATCGACAGCAGGTAGGCCAGGCCCATCGGCGCGAAGATCCGCCCCTCCACTCCCGTAAGGCTGAAGATCGGCGCGAACACCACCACGATGATCACGGTGGAGAGGATCACCGGCTGGCGCACCTCCACCGAAGTTTCATAAACCACCTGCAGGGGGTTTTTGGGATTGACAGCGACCTGATTCTTGCGAAGCCCGCTGTAGCAGTTCTCCATGTCCACGATGGAGTCGTCGACCACCGAACCGATCGCCACCACCAGACCACCGAGGGTCATGGTGTTGATCTCCAGCCCGAAGGCCCGCATCAGCATCAGGCCGATCAACAACGACAGGGGGATGGCACTGAGGGTGATGACGGCGGTGCGCCAGTTCATCAGGAACAGCACCATCACCACCGAGACGATCACGATGCCTTCGATCAGGGAACTGCTGACGTTCTTGATCGCCGTGTCAATGAAGCTGGCCTGCCGGAAGGTGCGCTGCACCTGAATGTCACCTGGCAGGGTCTTGCTGAGGGCGGCGATGCGCTCCTCCACCTGGCGGGTGACCCTGGGGGTGTCGATGTCGGGCTGCTTGTTGATCATCAGCACCACCGCCGGCTTGCCGTTGAAGCTGCCGTCCCCGCGCTTGAGGGCACCGGCCAGTCGAACCTCGGCGAGCTCGCCAAGCCGCAGCGGTTGGCCCTTGCCATCGAGCACCACCGCATTGGCGAGATCGTCGCTGCTTTGGGCCTGGCCGCTGGCGCGGATCAGCTTCTCCTGGCCGCCTGCGATCAGAAAGCCACCCGGTGCATGGGCGCTGGCGGCCGCCGCTCCTTCAGCCACGGCCTGCAGCGACACGTTGCGGGCCTGAAGCTGTTGAGGATCGATCAGAATCTGCTGGTGCCCCTCCTCGCCGCCGTAGAGCGTCACCTGGGAGACCCCGGGCACCGCCAGGATCTGATGGCTGAAGGTCGTGGAAACGATCCGGCGCAGCTCCATCAGCGTGGTGGAGCCGCCGTCCTTCACCGTGAAGGCGTACTGCAGGATCGTGCCCAGCGGTGACACCAGCGGCGAGATCGCTGGGGCACTGGCGTTGGCGGGCAGCACGGCTTCGATCTGCTGGAGGCGCTCCGCCACCGATTGACGGGCCCGGTTGATGTCGGCGTTCTGATCAAAGACCACCTGCACCATCGAGAGCCCCACCTTCGAGGAGGAGCGCACCGTTTCCACTCCAGGCAGCCCATTGACGGCCGATTCGATCGGCACGGTGATGCGTTGCTCCACCTCCTCGGGTGCCAGCCCATCCGCGGTGGTCTGCACATCCACCTGGGGCGGGGCGAACTGAGGGAAGACATCGAGGGGCATCCGGCTGAGGATGGAGAGGCCCCAGAGGGTGATCAGGATGGCGGCGACAACAACCAACCAGCGCCTGGCGATCGAGGTCCGCAGCGTCTGGTTGAGCAGGCGATTGAGCATGGAATGGGATGGGGCGGGAGGAGAGAACGAAGGGCTCGGCGGGTCAGTTCTTCTTGCC from Synechococcus sp. CBW1107 encodes the following:
- a CDS encoding TIGR04168 family protein, which gives rise to MRLAIAGDLHGQWDRRDVGLLARLAPDALLVVGDLSDGHQRIAASLADLPLPVACILGNHDTGKDHSGRKLQRQIDRLGERHCGWAHRRLDPPGLSVVGGRPGSAGGGHHLSKAVQALWGPVGLAESAERIAAAALSADPRLPLVLLAHCGPSGLGSEASDPCGRDWKSPACDWGDQDLAQAIEQIRARRPLPLVVFGHMHHALKRGRGERRSFLIDRRGTAYLNAAFVPRHAVDGDGRQLCHLSWVELDEGQLIHASHRWYDPESGRLLYEQLLHRQPLGDHQPLGDQPEALPC
- the nadA gene encoding quinolinate synthase NadA, which codes for MVFAALEAPTTSRDLPAAIDELRLARKAVILAHYYQSPDIQDVADFIGDSLELSRKAAATDAEVIVFCGVHFMAETAKILSPTKTVLLPDLEAGCSLADACPADGFAAFRAEHPEHIVVSYINCSAAVKAQSDLICTSSNAVDLVKQLPADRPILFAPDQNLGRWVQNQSGRELTLWPGSCMVHETFSEQALLQLRLQHPDAEVLAHPECQQHLLDLADFIGSTSKLLARAAESEAPAFIVLTEPGILHQMRQRVPGKAFYEVPGADGCSCNACPYMRLNTLEKLWLCLRDMTPAIEMDEALRQRALAPIQRMLEMSR
- a CDS encoding WD40 repeat domain-containing protein, which gives rise to MVPKLLRMTLVSFVVGSVVGAVVSAIADLIRRWRLRRSGSQPQQDGFARGSLLWASLWGSFLGTFLIGLLPIEANPASLIGGPYGALWFGFMLLVFVPAGATTGAVLGLMAAGAGRPRPNLPRLMAGCTVLAYLISTLVLALLLAPPSISFNTTPASGPFPLVARLTGDASPPLDLALNEAGDQLAVLQVRNSAQQLDILELSRRKRRRIRHLHGLPDGQRTLQDILSSVAFSADGQELITAAIEQVQVRTLPEGAIRLRLDGATVAYPMAGRRLVTLAPSPEPQGLKVWDLATGQLLRVIPADLSTLDWRERPIAVSSDRRLLAFPRRLYDHQIQVWNVPENKLIGSLDLDRPAGILSLALSPDGRQLAVALGQGPPLSIWDLASARRIRTFEAVQRAQQLYWTDKGLLLRSKGVFKVLNPQSAEVLHTLQLQSAAPMPQATLEGPSGLTALSGDGSTLAVYVPRQGIGVWRVGSLHPS
- a CDS encoding patatin-like phospholipase family protein, giving the protein MEIQRLGTNPWSGQATLKLLSKAVASCLPLRGSVYRRELARGNALTTSSRHGYEGSDGTSPMARKLAIVISGAVSLGSYEAGVMYELLEAIALHNEFLQEEHPERYEQDRVIIDVITGASAGAMTAAILSQQLYYGGDRLRDPYDNPLFNAWVMKVNIDSLLKVPRKHHKYSLLSSAVVDDIGEEYIPDDPGDVLNGHPAASDSLRIGLAMANLNGFSQEIVGEKESFAYSRYKDQFVCLLRRVLPQEGPSASSGEEVEPTIQLSELEPRRKGRQVVWRPMLNTCSWPILRLMALSSGAFPLAFRARRIVRTGGSAASLMRTRDSSRKATAGDQLYGGNYLYTDGGVFENEPVGMAASLAREIDDKDGPSQRHYLFVAPGKRTIDADPFFNREDNLLAMAIGLASAVFGQSRFQQWVTEGLEGKLLTVTASDALLIGDVFSAFAGFLEFEFRAYDYNIGRRNARQRLREGKFADLIGDFQCIDQKIPLIDWLPGWPTSSDSLESSSASPSVCAANPFAHEQIQDGVLEYETDSWKRVRDQLVSLAQPCLIEEDGERRRDQLQELRQLMVRVDPRRRQLIAEQIRSRVDSLVDFFNEDYLDRLDAQRRSGPWRWMLRQFIGKPLTKLILRRLIKPVLDVNVLWPEP
- a CDS encoding DMT family transporter, producing MTRVRGNPQRWGLIAGLLAAVFFGLSAPLISVISREGSPLMIAALLYAGAAIALLMVRGVLGHQQEESPVQRRDFPPLLGLTILGGMVGPICLVQGLTLVSAGSASLLLNLEAVFTLLIAVLIGREHLSRKGLIAAVLILTGAVLLTEGSLNGATVLGTVLIAGACLAWGIDNNLSQRLSLRDPLQIALLKAIGASVPMLILALAAGQTLPAWPALLALLSIGAVGYGLSIWLDLLALRHLGAARESVVFSTAPFVGLLFSVLVLREAFTGGMAMASALMVLGITVLLKEDHGHWHRHEPLRHAHRHRHDPAGGDPHHQHDHSGDELPADMPQGPCWHAHEHLHQPIAHEHAHVSDIHHRHGHRHGL
- a CDS encoding efflux RND transporter permease subunit → MLNRLLNQTLRTSIARRWLVVVAAILITLWGLSILSRMPLDVFPQFAPPQVDVQTTADGLAPEEVEQRITVPIESAVNGLPGVETVRSSSKVGLSMVQVVFDQNADINRARQSVAERLQQIEAVLPANASAPAISPLVSPLGTILQYAFTVKDGGSTTLMELRRIVSTTFSHQILAVPGVSQVTLYGGEEGHQQILIDPQQLQARNVSLQAVAEGAAAASAHAPGGFLIAGGQEKLIRASGQAQSSDDLANAVVLDGKGQPLRLGELAEVRLAGALKRGDGSFNGKPAVVLMINKQPDIDTPRVTRQVEERIAALSKTLPGDIQVQRTFRQASFIDTAIKNVSSSLIEGIVIVSVVMVLFLMNWRTAVITLSAIPLSLLIGLMLMRAFGLEINTMTLGGLVVAIGSVVDDSIVDMENCYSGLRKNQVAVNPKNPLQVVYETSVEVRQPVILSTVIIVVVFAPIFSLTGVEGRIFAPMGLAYLLSIAASTLVALTLSPALCGILLANTRLPAESTWIATWAERAYRPLLEMALISPKRVLAAALAITVLACAILPSLGRVFLPEFREKSLVNSMVLYPGVSLEMTNRAGLALSNTLQSSPLFEWVQVRTGRAPGDADGAGVNLAHVDVELSDEAMNDRPAAIAELRETFLKLPGVAPNIGGFISHRMDEVLSGVRSAIAIKIYGPDLGELRRIGEQVRDAIEPIQGVVDLQLEPQLPIQQVQIAFDRQAATAQGLTMQQLAEAVEIALNGKTVGQVVDNSTERMDVVVMLGEDSRNSLDALRAIPIATPAGTMLPLGNLARIDYGLGANVVNREDVSRLIVVSSNVSGRPLGSVVGDIQKVIDAKIKLPSGYLIRYGGQFESEERATANLVLYSLLATLVIGVLMFIAVKSLPATIAILINLPLALVGGLVAILLTGGVLSVASLIGFITLFGVAVRNGLLLVDNYNRRHAEGMELKEVIRAGSLQRLNAILMTALTSALGMLPLALAFGAGNEILQPLAIVVLGGLITSTSLTLLVLPALYASFGRWLLPRLRKPARGLKPLAVIQ